A stretch of DNA from Candidatus Aminicenantes bacterium:
GGACGACGGCTCCGTCGGCCAGGAAACCACGAACATGCGGGCCGCCAAGTGGATCGACTACTCCAACACCATCGAAGGCGAGACGGCCGGCGCGGCCGTCTTCCAGTATCCCGACGGATTCAGCCACCGCTGGCTGACCCGCGAATACGGATGCTTCGGCCCGCGCCGCCCCGACGCGTTGAGCGGCAAGCCGTTCATCCTCGTTCCGGGCATGTCCCTGCGCCAGAGGATCGGCATCCTGATCCACGCTGGAGACGTCAAGAGCGGCCGGGTAGCCGAGCGCTACAAGGACTACATCGGCGACCGCTGGAAATGATGGACCGAAGGAAATTCCTCAAAACGGCCCTGGCCGCTGCCGCGGCCGATGAGGCCTGGGCCTCGATTCCGTCGAGCCGGCTGACCTGGCCGCTTGTCGGGAGGCCGCTAATAGTCCCCCCGCCTACCCGCATCGCCCGAATCGATCTCTTCCCCGTCCTCTACCCCGTCTCGGGCTACTTCAAGTTCTTCGCCGGACCCGGCGGCCGGACCGGCCGGCCCGCGGTCATCATTAAAATCACGGCTGATGACGGGACCGTCGGCTGGGGCCAGTCCGTCCCGCTGTCCACATGGAGCGACGAGACCTGGGAAGGATCTGTCGCCGCCCTTCGAGTCTATTTCGCCCCCACCCTGATCGGCCTCGATCCCGAGAATCTCGAAGCGGCCCAGGCCGCCCTGGACAAGTCTGTTGCGGGCGGTTTCTCGACGGGGCTTCCCATCACCCGGGCCGGGCTTGACCTGGCTCTGCACGACTTGGCCGGCAAGCGCCGCGGCATCTCCCTGGCCCGCCTCTGGGGGAAGCCCGAAGGCGGACGCTTGACGCTGTCCTGGACGGTCAACGTCCGGACGCTGGGCGAAGCGGACGCCGTGATCGAGGAAGGCCGCCGCCGCGGCTATGCCCACTTCAACATCAAGATCGGCCCCGACCCGGACTTCGACATCGCCCTGGCCAAAGCCGTCCGCAAAGCAGCGCCCCAGGCTTTCTTATGGGCCGACGCCAACGGAGGGTACGATCAGGAGACCGCGCTACTGGCCGCCCCCCGGCTGGCGGATGCGGGGGTTGACGTCCTGGAATCTCCCCTGCGGCCCAACCGGATCTCGGGCTACCAGGCTCTCAAGAAGCAAGGCGCCCTGCCCATCCTGATGGACGAAGGCGTGGTCTCCCCCGCCGATTTGGAAGAGTTTATTCGGCTGGGCATGCTGGACGGGATCTCGGCCAAGCCCGCCCGCTGCGGCGGGCTGCGCTCCAACAAGCACCAGATCGAGATCTGCCGCGAGCGCGGGCTGATGTGGCTCGGCAGCGGCCTGACCGATCCCGACATATCGCTGGCCGCGTCGCTGGCGCTTTACGGCGCCTTCGGACTGGCCAAGCCGGCGGCCCTGAACGGCCCGCAGTTCCTGGCCGCCGACGTGCTGAAGACGCCGCTTCGGATCGAGGGCGGCATCGCCCAAGTCCCGACCGGGCCCGGCTTGGGCATCGACGTCGACGAGGCCAAAGTCGTCGACCTCATGAAAAGAAGCGGCGGCGGCAAGCTGCTGGGCTGATCCCCTTCCTTTTTCGCCATCCGATCGAAGCTCGCGTCGGCCCGTTCCTTGACTTATCAGGATGGAGTTGTTAAGTTTCATCTAGCGAAAGCGGATTACTCGATCTTACTCATTGGGAATTATGGGGAGCGCCCTTTGAAGAGAGGCCTGATCTCGTCGATCCTTTTCCTTCTCGGAGCCATTCTCCCCGCCCCGGCCCAGGACAAGGAATTCCGATTCGACGCCGGCGCTCGCCAGGCCCGCGATGTCTCGCTGTACCGTTCCAGCTACGCGCTTGTGATCGGCATTTCCAATTACACGGCCGGATGGCCGAAATTGCCGGGCGTTTTACGGGACATCGTGGACGTGGAGAGGGCTCTGAAAAAACAGGGCTTCGAAGTGACGGTCGTCCGGGACGTCGGGCAGGATCGGATCAAGGGGGCTATCGAAGACTTCATCGGCCGCCATGGCGGCGAGCCGGAGAACCGCCTCCTGTTCTATTTCGCGGGCCACGGCCACACCTTGAGGACGGGCTACGGCGGAGAACTGGGCTTCATCGTTCCCTCCGACGCCCCCAATCCCGACGTCGACAAGGCGGGCTTCCGGGCCAAGGCCATCAGCATGCTGCTGTTCGAGAACTACGCGGTCAGCATCGACTCCAAACACGTGCTGTTCGTGTTCGACAGCTGCTTCGCCGGTTCGATCTTTGCCGCGAGCCGGTCCGCCTCCGTGGCGATCAGCGAGAAGACGGCCGCCCCCGTCCGACAGTTCATCACCTCGGGGAGCGCGGACGAGAAAGTCCCGGACGAAAGCATCTTCAAAGGGCAGTTCATCGCCGGAATCGAAGGCGAGGCGGACATGAACCGCGACGGCTATGTCACCGGGGACGAGTTGGGGATCTTTCTTGCGACAAACGTCGTCAACTACTCGAAAGGCGCCCAGCATCCGAAGTACGGAAAGCTGATGAATGCCAAGCTGGATAAGGGCGATTTCGTCTTCATCCTGCCCAAGGGGGTTATCCAACCGGTTTCCAAAACCGAGGCGGATGTCGCCTCCCGGATCGAGCTGGAGTTCTGGAAGTCGACCAAGGAAAGCGATCGGGCGGAAGCCTACGCCGGCTACCTGGCAAAATATCCGGGCGGCGTCTTCACGGCCCTGGCCAAGCAGAGGCTGGACGAATTGGCCAAGGCCGAGGCGGCGGAGAAAGCGGGCAACCCGGCCGCAGAGAACCGGGAGGAGGCCGTTCCCGCAGTCCGGTTGATCCAGCTCCCCGGGGCCATGATCCGCGAATATAACGACAGGATCGGACGATTCTCTGTTTCCGGCGTTCCTGCGGACCTCAAGGCCGGCGGCCAGATCACCCTGGTCTATGCCGTCGCCCGGGACGGCCGGGTGTCCGTCGAATCGATGAACGATGCGGCTCTCGATGTCGTCCCCGAGGATAAAAAGCAAGCGGTTAAGGACGGCATCATCGCCGCGGCCCGGGAGATCGTCCTGCCTCCGCCCCGGGACAAAGAAGGGAACCGCGTCACCGTGGTCCATTGGCCGGTCAGCTATCAGGTCGGCCGTTATCAAGACAGGCTCGTTTTCAACATCGTCGCTTTCTAAGGAGGTGGCCGTTGAAATCGCAAGGTTCCGTCCGGAGAACCGCCCTGGCCGCCGTCTCGATCGCCGTCCTGTTCCTGTCCCTCGCCCGGCCGGCCGCCGCCCAGCAGAGCGAGCTGGAGAAGGCCAAGACCCTCATCAACGCCGGGGAGTTCGACGCGGGCATCAAGCTGCTGGAAGGCTACATCGCCACCATCAAGGACATCGCCAGCCGGCGAAAGTCCATCGCCGAAGCGTATTACCTGATCGCCAAGATCTACTTCTCCGTCGGAGAGGACGACAAGTCCGACGAAAATCTAGCGGCGGCCTTCGCCGCCTTTCCGGGCTTCATGGCTGAGGAGACGAACGCCGCTTTCCGCATCCGGGCGGAACGAGGCCGGGCTCTTGCGGCCCAGCGCCAGAGGGAGGAACAGGCCGCAGCCGCGGCGAACGGGGCGAAATCCGGCGGCAAGGGAAGCGCCGCCTTCCGCTTCAAGGTGCTGGGCGCATATTGTTTCTGCGACTCGAGCCGGACCACCGCTTTCGGACAAAAAGTGAGTTCGTACTATCGCGTCGCCCCGGCCATAGGCGTGGGAGCCGAGTTCGGCTCAAGTCTGGTCCTGGACGTCGAGATATGGCTGCTGCCCAAAGGGGGCAATTTCACCTTCTCCTATCCCGCTGCCGGCGAGAGCTACTCTGAAGCCGTGGATGTGTACGTATTTCGCTGGGAGATCAGCCTGCCCGTCTTGGCCAAGCTCTACGTACTGCCCGCGGACTCCCGCATCCGGCCGTTCGTCCTGGGCGGCGGCGAGATCGCCCAGGTCACCTGGAATGTCCTGGAGGGGTATTGGGGGGACATTCAGCAGAAAAGACAGACCCTGTCGAAACAGATGGATTACGGCCTGATCTTCGGCGCGGGAGCGGATTTCCGCCTGGGCGCTCGAATATCCCTCTTCCTCGAGGGACGCCTTCATCTCGGGCTGGCCGAGCTCGACAATGGCGGCGATTACTACGGCCCGGCCCCCTCGAAGCCGTATATGCTCGGAATATTCACCGGGATCAAGTTCTGATCAAACGCTTCTTTCGGGGAAGAGGAGGAGACCGTGCATCATTCATTTGCAAGAACCGTCGTGGCCTTGGCCGTCAGCCTCTTTCTGGCCGGTCTCTTCCTCGCGGCCGCCCAGGATCGGAATCCCGCCTGGCCCGGCCAGGGAGCCAAGCCCGGCGCTCCAAGCTCCCCCTCGGGCAAGCCGGCGCCGGCCGCCGATGATGGGCTCAAATTTGTCGGCCAAATCGTCGGGGAAACGACGTCCGTCGCGGGCTCGGCCGGCCATTACGAGCGCGTCCTGCTGGCCCCCCCCGACGACGGCCGCTTGAAGGCCGGAAATACGTGGGAGATCGGCATGGACGTGGCGGTCAAGCTCGGGCTCAAGAAGCCCGCCGAGCGATGGGCGGTGATCCGCCGCAACCTCTTGTTGTCGCCGTCCGATCGGGAGGATCTCGTTCTTTGGACCGAGGTCGTCGATTCCCTCCTCGATCAGATCGGGAAGCTTCCTGCCGAGGAAAAGCCCGGAGTTCCCGGCTTCGGACTCCTTGTGGCATTCCCGGGGCAAGCCGCTTCCGACGACGCGAAAGCCAATGTGGCGCTCACATTCAACTCGAATCAGACCAGCCGCAAGGACAAGGAGCAAAAGAAGGACTTCGAAAGCGAATTGAGCCGGAGCGTCCGCGAGCCGCTGACCGGCGCGGAAGGCTTTCTGAACATCGTGGACGACCAGGGGGTCTCGTTGACGTCCGACGAAGCGCAAAACGCGCTGCTGAATGTGAAGCTCAAGCTCTATGACGGCGGCGGCAGGGAGGTGGATGCCGTTCCGGAGATGAAAGGCCGCTATTTTCGCTTCTCGCCTCTCACGGCCGATGGGGAGTTCGGAAGCGACTATTGGCTTAAGGTCCAATGGAGCGCCGAAGCGGCGGCCCAAAAAGGCGTCGCCGGGAAGGTCCTATCGGAGCATTACGTTCCCGTCCGGCAAGGCGCGCGGACGCGAATGGACGTCAGGCTGGCCTTGAGCAAGATCGTCCAAGCCGGCAAAGGCGACATCGGGCTTCCGGGAGCGCCGGCCGCCGTATCGCTTCTCTACCAGAATTTCGTGGCTTCGAATCCCCTGCTGGGAGTTCTGACCCAGGTCATGCCTTCGAACCCGGGCCTGCATCTCGGCGTACTCCAGATCAAAGACGCCGGCCCGCAGGTCTTCTGGTCGACACGCTTCCGCCTGCTGGCGGACATGCAGGACCGGAGCCCCCGCTTCATCACCCGGGGCTCCCTCCGGCTGCAGTGCATGACGGAAGCGGCAACCGACGGCCAGCCGTCTTGGCACTATGTAAAAATCACATGGTGCGGGAGCGTTGACGAGGATCAGCTGTCACTGAAATCCAGGAGAAATGCGAAATTCCTGGGCTTGAAGAGGGATTTTCTGGGGATCGGCCTGGGCGTCGTGCCTTCCTTGGAGCCGTCTCTCTTCGCCGTGGGGGCAAGTCTCAAGCCTATCAAGGGCTGCGAGATCTTTCTCGGCGCCGGCATCCGCCAGGACTATCCGACCCGATTCGTGTACGGCCTGACGCTTGATGTCATGGACATGTTGAGCTTCTTAGGCATCGCCTCCCCGTCGGAAACGCCGGCCGCAGCGACCGCGGTCGCCGCGGAATCGTCGGGGGCGGCGGAGAAAGCGACCGGGCAACGTTTCGGACCCGCGCCTCCCCGGAAGAAATCGAACTGATCCCAATCGGCCCAGCCATGTCCGGAGCCCCTGGAACGTCCCGCCGCATGCGCCGCCGCCTGACGGTCTTGGGACTTATCTGGATCTCGGCCGTGTTGGGTTTGCAGGCGGAGACACGCCGGGCTCTTCTCGTCGGCATCAACCAGTATGTTCCCCAAGGATCCCCTCCCAGCATGATCAAGGATGCCTCTTATCTGGGAAGGCAGGAGTGGTGGAACTTGCGCGGATGCCTGAATGACGTCAAGGTCATGCGGGAACTTTTGGAAAAGAAGTTTCGTTTTCCGCCGCAAAACATCGAAGTCCTCCTGGACGCTCAAGCCACGCGCCAGGCGATCATCGACGCGATCCGAGGGCGGCTGATCGCAGCCTCGTCTCGCGGCGACGTCTCGCTGTTCTATTTCTCCGGCCACGGCTCGAGATTCATCAATACTCTGAATGGCGAACTGAAACGGAAGGACGAAACAATCGTCCCGGCCGATTCCTATGCCGGGGCCAAGGACATCCGCGACAAAGAGCTGGCCCGACTCTTCAACGAAGCTCTCGACAAAGGAGTCATCCTCACGGCCATCTTCGACAGTTGCTGCAGCGGCTCGGTTTGCCGCGGCTTCTCGGCCCTGGACGCCGGCCAAAGCCGGTACCAGCCGGAAGTTCGCAGCGATGCCCTCGAGCCGCCCGACTCGACAAAAAAGCCCGAGGAGCGGACGGAGCTCAAGGAGCGCGGGATCCTCGTCTTGTCGGCAGCCCAGGATGACCAAATCGCCGAGGAAGCCTTCGATGAGGAGGCCCGGGACAAGGAAAGCCGGCCGCGCGGCGCGTTCAGCCTGGCCCTGTCCAAA
This window harbors:
- a CDS encoding caspase family protein, which encodes MKRGLISSILFLLGAILPAPAQDKEFRFDAGARQARDVSLYRSSYALVIGISNYTAGWPKLPGVLRDIVDVERALKKQGFEVTVVRDVGQDRIKGAIEDFIGRHGGEPENRLLFYFAGHGHTLRTGYGGELGFIVPSDAPNPDVDKAGFRAKAISMLLFENYAVSIDSKHVLFVFDSCFAGSIFAASRSASVAISEKTAAPVRQFITSGSADEKVPDESIFKGQFIAGIEGEADMNRDGYVTGDELGIFLATNVVNYSKGAQHPKYGKLMNAKLDKGDFVFILPKGVIQPVSKTEADVASRIELEFWKSTKESDRAEAYAGYLAKYPGGVFTALAKQRLDELAKAEAAEKAGNPAAENREEAVPAVRLIQLPGAMIREYNDRIGRFSVSGVPADLKAGGQITLVYAVARDGRVSVESMNDAALDVVPEDKKQAVKDGIIAAAREIVLPPPRDKEGNRVTVVHWPVSYQVGRYQDRLVFNIVAF
- a CDS encoding outer membrane beta-barrel protein; this encodes MKSQGSVRRTALAAVSIAVLFLSLARPAAAQQSELEKAKTLINAGEFDAGIKLLEGYIATIKDIASRRKSIAEAYYLIAKIYFSVGEDDKSDENLAAAFAAFPGFMAEETNAAFRIRAERGRALAAQRQREEQAAAAANGAKSGGKGSAAFRFKVLGAYCFCDSSRTTAFGQKVSSYYRVAPAIGVGAEFGSSLVLDVEIWLLPKGGNFTFSYPAAGESYSEAVDVYVFRWEISLPVLAKLYVLPADSRIRPFVLGGGEIAQVTWNVLEGYWGDIQQKRQTLSKQMDYGLIFGAGADFRLGARISLFLEGRLHLGLAELDNGGDYYGPAPSKPYMLGIFTGIKF
- a CDS encoding mandelate racemase — translated: MDRRKFLKTALAAAAADEAWASIPSSRLTWPLVGRPLIVPPPTRIARIDLFPVLYPVSGYFKFFAGPGGRTGRPAVIIKITADDGTVGWGQSVPLSTWSDETWEGSVAALRVYFAPTLIGLDPENLEAAQAALDKSVAGGFSTGLPITRAGLDLALHDLAGKRRGISLARLWGKPEGGRLTLSWTVNVRTLGEADAVIEEGRRRGYAHFNIKIGPDPDFDIALAKAVRKAAPQAFLWADANGGYDQETALLAAPRLADAGVDVLESPLRPNRISGYQALKKQGALPILMDEGVVSPADLEEFIRLGMLDGISAKPARCGGLRSNKHQIEICRERGLMWLGSGLTDPDISLAASLALYGAFGLAKPAALNGPQFLAADVLKTPLRIEGGIAQVPTGPGLGIDVDEAKVVDLMKRSGGGKLLG